The Desulfonatronospira thiodismutans ASO3-1 DNA segment GACTGTCGTCATGACTTGAGCCCATGCCACCATTTAAGTACAAAGCCATAAACGATCAAGGTGCCACAGTCTCCGGCACTATAGATGCCGCAGATCCCGGTGAGGCCCAGGAAAAGCTGGTCCGGCAGGGGCTTATTCCGCAGCAGGTCAGTACATCCAGGGAAGTGTTCGGGGATTTGAGCGGCAGGATCAACCTGTTTCTGGCCCGGGTCAGGCTCACAGACCTGGTCATATTCACCAAGCAGTTTCGCACCCTGATGAAGGCCGGCCTGCCCATGGGATCTTTGCTGGATGTCCTGGAGGAGCAGACCGAAAACCTGAAGCTCAAAAGAACAGCCGCCAGGATGAAAAAGGATATCCAGGAGGGTGGTACCCTGGCCGAGGCTTTTGAAAAGGAGCCCCAGATATTTTCTCAGTTGTACTGCAACATGATCCGGGCCGGCGAAAGCAGCGGACGCATGGTGGACGTACTGGACCGCCTCATCTACCTTATGCAGCACGAGCACAAGGTAAAATCGGATATAAAAAGCGCTCTGCGCTACCCGGTCATCGTGGTCATCGCCCTGTTTGCGGCGTTTCTTTTTCTGCTCACCTTTGTCATCCCCCAGTTTGTGGGCATATTCGAGGGGGCAGGCATTGAACTGCCCCTGCCCACGCGCATCAGCCTGGCTCTTTATCAGTGGATAGTGGTCTACTGGCCGGTGAGCGTGGGAACTGTCATTTCCCTGGCTGCAGGGCTGTATATCTTTTTGAGGACTGAAAAGGGGCAGTACGTCAAGGACCTGGTATTACTCAGGATCCCGGTGCTTGGCCCTGTTCTTCTAAAAGCGGCCATGTCCAGGTTTGCCTCCATCTTTTCCATTCTCCAGGCCAGCGGAGTCTCAGTCTTAAACGCCATGGACGTACTCACCGGGACCATAGGCAACAAGGTCATTTCCGGCGAATTCCAGCGCATCCAGGCAGAGCTGCGCCAGGGCAGAGGGATATCCGGCCCCCTGGGTCAGTCCAGGTTCTTCACCCCCATGGTCATCAGCATGGTGGCCACCGGGGAGGAAGCCGGAAACCTGGACGAAATGCTCTCCGAGGTCTCCATCCATTACGACGACGAGGTGGAATACGCTGTCAGCCGCATGTCCGAGACCCTGGGTCCGGTACTCATCGCCATGCTGGCCGGGGTGGTGGGCTTCTTCGCCCTGGCCATCTTTCTGCCCATGTGGGACATGGTGCAGACCATTTGATGGAAAGGGGCATTCTTATTGTTCCCACGCTCTGCGTGGGAACATTCTCCGGACGCTCAGCGTCCACGAATGACCGCGGGAGTGGCCCAAAGACATTCCCTTTTTCTTATGATCCAGCACTCACTTTTAAATGCTTTTATTTTCCTGGTACTTCTCCATTGCCAAAAGTGAGTGCTGGATCGAAAGACGTCCCCACGCAGAGCGTGGGAACGATAAAAGAAAAGACAGATACCGGATATGCAGACTTACAAAAAAGAAGAACTGATGATTCAACGGATATCGTGAGGAATTTCATTTCTGTCCTGGAAAGCATTAAAAATAAGAAAAGAGACAAGATCGCTGTGCTGCGGAAAATAAGCTTGAAGCTGTTATTCTTACCATTGAAGAACATGAAAGAATACAGAAACTTGCCGACATCATGGAGCATCTGCAGCTTTCTAAGTTGATTAAAGAACGAGAAAAAACACCTATAGACGAGTACGTTGATTTTTAGCAGCTTTTATCCAAGCACGGGCTTGGAAGAGATGAACTATAAGCTCAAATTCAATGTTCAACCTGTTCTGCACTTGACATTGTCCATGAAAATTCATACTCATCATATGAATTTTCATGCATGATCACGCCTCCAGGCAGCAGCACAACATGAGCCAGACAGTCATTCCAAGAGCCATTGATCTTCACAGGATCACCCGACTGATGGAAATATTCCCGGTGACCGCCATCCTTGGCGCCAGACAGTGCGGCAAGACGACCATGGCCGGTTTTTTCCATGCCGACCACCTCTTCGACCTGGAAAATCCCAGGGACATGGCCAGGCTGGAGACCCCACAGCTGGCTCTGGAAGAACTCACCGGGCTCGTAGTCATCGACGAAATCCAGCGCCTGCCTGATCTCTTTCCCCTGCTCAGGCACCTTGTAGACACCATCCCGGACCAGAAATACCTGATACTGGGCAGCGCATCCAGAGAGCTTCTTCGGCAAGGCAGCGAATCCCTTGCCGGTCGGATGGGCTTGTACCATCTGGGCTGCCTGCACACCCTGGATGTGACTTCTTCCAGTGACCTCTGGCTGCGTGGCGGCTACCCCAGGGCCCTTCTGGCCAAAGACGATTTCTCGGCCTTTCTCTGGCTTGAAAACTATATCACTGCCTTTCTGGAGCAGGACATCCCGGCCCTGGGCATTGTAATTCCCGCCAGAACACTGCGCCGGTTCTGGTCCATGCTCAGTCATTATCACGGGCAGCTGCTCAACTACTCTGAGCTGTCAACTTCCTTTGGCATCAGCGACATGACGGCGAGGAAATACCTGGATATCCTGGCTGGAACCTTCATGGTCCGTACACTTCAGCCCTGGCACCCCAACGTTTCCAAACGACTGGTAAAGCGCCCCAAGCTCTACATCCGGGATTCGGGTCTGTTCCACTCACTCATGGGCATCGACTCCATGGACACCCTGCTGGGCCATCCTAAGCTCGGGGCCTCGTGGGAGGGATTTGCCCTGGAAAATGTTTGCTTCTGCCTGGGCAAACACGACCAGGAACTGGCTTTTTACCGCACCCATGGAGGTGCTGAACTCGATCTGTTCTGGAAGCACGGTGGACGAAACTGGGGAGTGGAATTCAAGTTTGCCGACGCCCCGCGAAAAACCAAATCCATGGATGTGGTCAGGAAAGACCTTGACCTGGCTCATCTCTGGGTAGTCTATCCAGGTCGGGACAGATACAGGCTGTCCGAGGATATAACCGTACTGCCGCTGCGCGACATCCGGGCCGGGTGGGAATACAGTATTGTTCACACGCTCTGTCACGCCAAGGGGTGAGAACATTATAAAAGAAGCAAAAAAACTGACTTTTTGCAGGTTCAGCTTGCCAGGCTTGCCCGCCAGGATTACAATGTCATGTAAACTAACGCGGGCCATGCCCGCAACCCAAGAAACAAAGAAACCTTAACCGCCAGTTCGCCCTGGTTGAATGGCTACGCCTACACTTCGGGATCACCGTAACGGAGGAGAAAATGAGCCCAATAGAAACCGATCATGAAACTATTAAAAGGATATTCAAGGAGTCTCTGGCTGAGACCTTGCATGAAAACAGGCAATTGTTTGAGGAAATAATCACGGACGTGTTTGAGGATCTCGCCCTCTCCGAGGCGATTAAAGAAGGAAAGGAAACTGAAAAAGTAAGTCGTGAAGAAATATTCAGGACTTTGGAGCAAAGGCAGTAAGTAGAAATAATCTTTACAATAATATTGACTTCTCGTTTTGTGCAGACGCCGATGGCATAGAGTGGGGTTAAAAACTCTTCTCTTATCGTTCCCACGCTCTGCGTGGGAACGTTTTTCGATCCAGCACTCACTTTTGGCAATGGAGAAGTACCAGGAAAATAAAAGCATTTAAAAGTGAGTGCTGGATCATTTTGGACGCGGAGCGTCCGAAGAATGTTCCCACGCGGAGCGTGGGAACAATAAGGCAACGTATAGGTTATTATTACTTACTTCCAAAGTCAATGAAGGTTGCCTTCAGAGCCAGCTTCCACCGCGACCTTAAGAAGGTAAAGGATAAAGCTACACTCCAGATGGTGGGCACCACTTAAAAGGATATTGTTCCCACGCTCTGTCCCGCCAGGGCGGGAGAACATCCCCCGGACGCTCCGTGTCCACAGAGAAGAGATATTGCCCACGCAACACCCCAGTGTATTAAAGGAGAATACACGGGGCAGGCCCGGAAGGACACGGAAAATTTTGAAGCGTTGCGGAGCAACGAAAATTCCTCCTGGAGGTTATTCAGAAATTTTTTGGTATAAGCGGTGAGGCCCGGTATGGCGGGTGATATCATCGGCAGGTACGGCAGAACCGGTCAGGATGAACTGGCCAGGCTACCCCCGCTCGTCAACCGCAAGCCGGATATGATTCCAGATGGCTGGTTCAATCTGCCATTCATCAATAAGACGCGGGGTAGCGCCCGCCAATACCAGGCGAGGGTCAATGACTACAGCCTGACGGGCATTCTCATCGACATCAAGCAATACTTCACTGGCGGCCAGATTCCGGGCAGTAGCCGTTTTTCCGCAGGCTTTCGGCCCTTCAATGACCACGGCGCCGGTGGATGACAGGTGCTGCCGCAATTCGCCGACCACCACTCTTGAGCGATAGTGCATGCCAGCCTCATAAATCCCGAAACATGAAGATTAACGATTGCAATTACTTTAGATAAATCTTTGCAATGGATTTAGATTAATAAATGCAACAGAACTATTATGTATCTGTTTAGCGCTTTTAAGGAAAGCAGGGGACAGGCACTCCGGGACCCACTTGAGCATCATTTTGTGCTTAAAATATCTCATTTTTTGGGACAAGTGGGTCCCGGAAGAGCCAGTCCCCATGCCACATGCAAAGCGCTAAACAGATACACTATTATGATAACTGCAATTGCGTTGTCAATAGCAATCCGCTGACCACTGGCTCTTGGTCCTGGTTCGGCAGCTGCGCTGCTGCTCCTGGTTCCTGGTTCCTGGTTAACGAAGAACGAAGAACTGTTCTTGATCAAGCATGCTCTTGAAGGAGCATATTAACTAATGTTTCTGTAGATACTCCCTGGTGCTTGGCCTTATTCCGTACTTTTTCAAGAACAGATTCTGCTACAGGAATAAGATAAACATGACGGTTAATATCAACATTAAACTGAACATCTTCCATATAAGCTTCGTAATCAGCAGAATCATGGCTTTCCCAGAAATCTGCCGCATCAGCTATAGAATCAAAAGATACAGGCAACTCATCTCTATGATAATTTTTCATTTTATTTTCTTTTTGCATATATTTTCTTCTCCTTTTCAGTCATATCACGAGCTGATATCACCAGAGCTTCATGTGTTCGTTTATAAATGAAAAATACGACAAGGTATCTGCCAGAATCTGTCCTTCCAAGAGCCCTGTAAACATGTTCTCCCTTGACCTTACCTCTTTCTATCCTGTGAAAAACAGGAAGATCTTTAAAAATATTCTCGACGTCATTCGTAGTGACAGCATGTTTCTTCTCCAGTTTATCGATAATATCAGAAAGCCAGATAATACTATTAATAAGCATGTCGATCTCCCCTCATAAATTGGGCTGATGCAAGCATCCCGCCGATTTGGCAATCACGGCCCAGACGATGCCTCGTAATTTAAATCCATCCCGTATGCGGCTTCGCCGTGGTTCGTGGTGAGGTTAGCAGGACACGACATCACCGATTCACTGACTTCTTACTGTCTTCTGAACATCTGACTTATAAATCAGGATTTACTCTTACAACTCAATATATTTCTTTGCAACAATCTCAGGCGTTATTCTTGGTTCTGCGGCTTCGCCGCTGTTCCTGGTTAGTCGTTCTTGGTTCGGCCTTCGGCGTTCCTCGTTCCTGGTTCCTGGTTCGTGGTTCGTAGTTAATGATGAACGCGGCTTCGCCGTGGATCTTGGTTTTATGGGCAAATTATGCTGTCGGTAGTAGTCAAAGCACAGGGTTTCGGCGCAGCGTTTGCCCTAATCATAGCAAGCCCGCCGACCGATGGGATTAACATTACCCCAATAGCTTTCCGGCTGGGGAATGTAAACTCAAAACATGCAGACTATGCTATCTTTACACTTCGCGATTAATTTCGGGGAAATACTCCGCGTCCACAGAGAAGAGATATTACCCACCCCAGTACCATCACAAGGATGAGCTACCCCTATAAAATCGGCAGAGCCGGCACTTCGTGCATTTCATGGGGCAGCCGCAACACCCCAGTGTATTAAAGGAGAATACACGGGGCAGGCCCGGAAAGACACGGAAAAGTTAATCCCCCAATCCCTCAATTCCTAAATTCCTAAATTCCCCAATTCCTTCCTAAATCCCTGCCTCTTCCCCATGCCCCATGCCCTATGCCTTCTTCCCCAATCCCCCAATCCCTCAATTCCTAAATTCCTAAATTCCCCAATTCCTTCCTAAATCCCTGCCTCTTCCCCATGCCCCATGCCCTATGCCTTCTTCCCCAATCCCCCAATCCCTCAATTCCCTGCATTCCAGTCACCCATCTTTTTCCATGGATAAACGTTCAGCTACCCACATATTTACCAGCGTTTGAGGCAATAATCCCCGGGAACGGGCCTGAGATTCAACCTGGCTGAATATATCCGGGTCCAAAGTGATACGCCGCCTTTGTTCTGCCCTGACCTCCAAATGCACTTCACTGGTTTCATTCCAGTATTCGGCCAGGCTATGAGTATCCCAGAATTCAGAGACAGCCTCCAATGAATCTGCCTGAGAAATGCTGGTTTTTTGTGGATATTCATTTTTTTTCATAGAGTCTCCTTTCTTTCTTGTCCATATCTCTTGCGCTTTGTCATCCCTGTCCTCGTTTTCAAAAAAAGTTATCCCACCAAAACAGTATGTTGAAAATACAAGACCAAAACCACCATAATCGTTGATTACTTATGATAATAAGGCAATATGGGATTGAAAACAAGAACCCTCTAAGAGCCAGAAACCCGGCCACCCTGGAACACAATCCGAGGCAGGCCGGCGATCTACCTTCTTATTGTTCCCACGCTCTGTCCCGCCAGGGAGGGAGAACATCCCCCGGACGCTCCGCGGCCCAGAGAAGAGAATTTGCCCACCCCAGTACCATCACAAGGCTGAGCTACCCCTATGAAATCGGCAGAGCCGGCACTTTGTGCATTTCATGGGGCAGGCGGGGCAGGCGGAACACCCCAGTGTATTAAAAGAGAATACACGGGGCAGGCCCGGAAAGACACGGAAAAGTCTGAAGCGTTGCAAAGCAACGCAAATTCCGTGTGTTCCGTGTATTCCGTGGGCAGATTCTTCAGCCCCGAAGGGGCCTCTTTATTGTATCCAGGCTCTTTCTATCCAAGGCGGGTGAACATTATAAAAGAAGCAAAAAACTGACTTTTGCAGGTTCAGCTTGCCAGGCTTGCCCGCCAGGATTACAATATATTGAACAAACAAGGTCAAAATCAGAACTCAGGCTCAGTCTCCAGCTGGCAGCTAACCGGACATGACAACGAAAATGGACGATAACCTGATTGCAAGGCTGGTAGATTCAGGAAATTACCAGTTCAGAAAACATGCTGCAGAAAGAGCTGCTGAACGGGGAATCGACCCTCTTGATGTGAAAGAGGCCATTCTCAACGGAAAAATTATTGAACATTACCCTGATGATCCCAGAGGATACTCTTTTCTGGTCAGCGGTAAATCCCGAGAGATCAAATATACACACATCGTGTGCGGATATCAGGATGGTATCTTATGGATCATCACGGTCTATGAACCTGATCCTGAGGACTGGCATGACCCATACCAAAGGAGATGCTGATTATGAAATGTTTTGAGTGCGGTGGAGAAGTCCTGAAGACCCTGGGTGCTGTTAAAATGGCCTGCCCCGATGGCGGCTTTATAATCTTTAAAGACATTCCCATGAATCAATGCCGTCAATGTGGAGAACAGTACATTCCCGGCAAGTGGGCAGAAAAAATCGGTTTCATGATGCGCAACAGGGAAAGCCTGACTCCCTCAGAAATTATCCAGGTGCCTGTTGTCACCCCGGCAAGTGATGCCTGTGCCTGAAATAAAACCATGTAAACTAACGCGGGCCATGCCCGCAACCCAAGAAACAAAGAAACCTTAACCGCCAGTTCGCCCTGGTTGAATGGCTACGCCTACACTTCGGGATCACCGTAACGGAGGAGAAAATGAGCCCAATAGAAACCGATCATGAAACTATTAAAAGGATATTCAAGGAGTCTCTGGCTGAGACCTTGCATGAAAACAGGCAATTGTTTGAGGAAATAATCACGGACGTGTTTGAGGATCTCGCCCTCTCCGAGGCGATTAAAGAAGGAAAGGAAACTGAAAAAGTAAGTCGTGAAGAAATATTCAGGACTTTGGAGCAAAGCCAATGAAGGTTGCCTTCAGAGCCAGCTTCAACCGCGACCTTAAGAAGGTAAAGGATAAAGCTACACTCCAGATGGTGGACAACATTTAGAAGGATATTGTTCCCACGCTCTGTCCCACCAGGGCGGAAGAACTCCCTCCGGACGCTCCGCGTCCGCAGGCCTGTCCCTTGATTCTCCGAGTCTTCTAATGCCTAAAACATCAACTCGGGCAATACCCTTTCGGCTTTTTGTAGACAGGCAGTAAGCTGATCCCGGGGCATTTTATCCGGATCCGAGATTTGACCAACAATGATTTCCAACTGATTATGCAGTTCTGTAGGCATCTGTCCTCTCTCCCAGCACTCTTCAACAAGCTTGATCAAGCTTATGGAGGCGAATGCCAGTAAAGGATCATCTTGGGTAAACAGCTTTGTATTTTTCTTTTAAGAGATCAAGTTGCTTGGGCGAAATCGGGCTTTTCATGACTGCTCTCTTGGGTCTGGGTATATTGCGCTTCGTCCAGAAACTCTTCCTTGCAAAACAATGAAACCACAGGGCAATCTACTTGTCCCTTGATATTCTCAATGCCCTGGAATTCCTGCCGGTCTATAAGCACAACCACTCCGGATATTTGCAATTCGTTCTTACGGGCCTGCTCAATGGCCTTAATCGTAGAACCTCCGGTGGTCACTACATCATCAACCACTATCACTCTATCCCCGGGAAATACATTACCTTCTATCCATTTCACTTCCCCATGGTCTTTCAGTCCTTTGCGAACCACAAACTGATTGATGCGCTGCCCTTCCTGCCAGGCTACGTGCATAACAGCCGCTGCAATGGGATCCGCGCCCAGGGTCAAACCCCCTATCCCTGATACCTTCCACGGCTTAATCGTTTGCCATATCAACTCTCCAATCAATGCCGCACCTTCAGGGTCCATAGTGGTTTTTTTGCAGTCAAAATAAAAAACTGCTCAACGTGCCGGAAGCCAGTGAAAAAACCGGTTTCTGGCTATACTTGAAGCTTTGCCTTTTTATAATCTCTTTGAGTCTATCTCTTGGATCCATGACCACTCCATCTTAACGTTTGCTTAAAGAATATTTTCATACAGAAATCTGGCTGATGTCAAGCTATATTGGCGGAGTTTTTAAAAATCATGGAAATTCTTATCGATCCCACGCTCTGTCCCGCTAGGCCAGGAAAAATCCCCCCAGGCGCTCATCGTCCACAGAGAAGAGATTTTGCCCACCCCAGTACCATCACAAGGCTGAGCTACCCCTATGAAATCGGCAGAGCCGGCACTTTGTGCATTTCATGGGGCAGGCGGGGCAGGCGGAACACCCGGAAAGACACGGAAAAGTCACTCCCCCAATTCCCCAATTCCTGAATCCCCCAATTCCCCAATTCCTGAATCCCCCAATTCCCCAATTCCTGAATCCCCCAATTCCCCAATTCCTAAATCCCTGCCTTCTTCCCCATGCCCCATGTTTACCCCGTGAAACAGCCCGAAGGGCTCCCTGTCGCGGACAGGGGTTTCACCGGGGCCCCATCCCTTAATCCCTCAATCCCTAAATCTTCCATCCCTCAATCCCTAAATCTTCCATCCCTCAATCCCCCAATTCCGAATTCCTAAATTCACACCCTGGCATACGATTTGCTTAAATATAAATGCATCACAGTCACGACAGTTCTTTGACAGCAGCGAAAAATGATCCAGGCCAAGACAATACTCGGGCAGGACAGTTCCAGGTAAAGGAAACATGTTAACGACCCAATGTTCCTGCAAAAATCCCTTAGTCAACATTTTGGACACGAGGACGCAACCACAAACCACTGTTTTCACTGAACTCTGTTCTCAAAAAACCGTCCTCTATCTGATGCAGAAGGACTTTTTTCATCCGGCATGACCCAGCCCGGCAACAAATCAGGGTATTGACAGAAACAGTCCAACTGTCTTAATAATCAATTAGAGACCATCTTTCCAGGGCCGCGGCCCAGGACAAGGACGATTTTAACACAGCGCCTGCGGGCGCAAAAATGGAGGATTTTTATGGAAAGTGTAGCGCAAAGAAAAGGACAGGGCGGTTTTACTTTAATTGAATTAATTGCGGTATTGGTGATTCTTGGCATTCTGGCGGCAGTAGCAGTACCCAGGTTTGTAGATTTCCAAGATGAGGCAGAGATAGCTTCAGCAAATGCCCAGGGAGCAAACATAACTTCTGCTAGCGCCCTTAACGCTGCCAAGGCTCAAGTATATCAAGTAAGTGCTTTCGGTACTATTGAACCTAATCCAGTAAATGTTGAAGATTGTAGTTTAGGGGAAATACAAAAGTTGGAAGATGACTTTATGGCTGAATTTGACACTGAACAATTCGATATCGACACTTCAACAGGGTTCGACGAAGAATCTGTAGGAAAATTTTTATTGCATACTGTAACAGACCACGAAGATCCTGACGATTTTGAGACTGACACAGTAGATTGCTGGGTAATTATTGCTGATGAAGACTAATTGGGTCGGACCGGGCCAACCCTTTGAATTGTCAGGACAAATGCTAATTGGGTCGGACCGGGCCAACCCTTTGAATTGTCAGTACAAACAACCTGAAAAACCTTGATTTCTGACCTTAGAGCAACGTTTTTGACCACAAAATCGTTGCTCTAAGGTTTTTTGTAACCATTCAGGGGGTTCCTCGGTGGTGATTACTTGCACAAGGCCCTGGGGACTGTCCCCCGCTAAGTACTAACTGTGCAGTCTCACTACACTTCGCGCATGTACTTTTTGTATTGCCGTGCTGAAAAAGGTGTCGCGGGGACTGTCCCCGGGCCGTTTGAGGCATCCCCTGAATGGTTACGGTTTTTTCATCCCTGCTGCCATGTCCCGGCTTTTCATTATTCCCAATCTCCCCTGCTCCATACTCTTCTTTCTCCTGCTCTCTTCCATTCATCGCTCATCATTCATCATTCCTTCTTCCCCATGCTCCATGCCCTTCCCACTCCCATATACCCACACCTCCACACACCCCTGCCCTCCAATAATCCCTCAATCCCTCAATTCCCGAATCCCTGAATTTTATGCCCCATGCCATTCAATATAACCTATTGACTTTTACACCCTGTTTCCCCATATTCAAATTTATGACAATCAAGAACAAAACCTGTTCCCCGAACATCCCCAGCCCCTCCAGGGGATTTACCATGCTGGAGATCGTCGCAGTCCTGGTCATCCTGGGAGTGCTGGCAGCAGTGGCGGTGAACAGGTTTACTGATATCGGGGCTAAAGACGTGGCAGCGGCCAACACCCTCAAGGTCCACCTGCGCTACGCCCAGCTCCGGGCCATGGGGGATGTGAATGACTGGGGGATTGAGATCGAGGCGGATACGTATACACTTGTAAGGGATAATGGAAACGTTCCAACAGGTAATAGTCTTCCAGATCTTCCAGGTGCTCCATACCTCCCAGGTGAAGACAGTTATAAAAATGAAAATCTTGATGCAACTCTTTCTCCTCAGGATACCATCATGTTTAGTGCCGCTCGTGGCAGACCTTATCTGGAAGGCAGTGATCCTGAAAATTTTCCCAACCCATATGAGATAACCGTTGGTAACAGTCAGACCATAAATATAACAACTGAAACCGGATTTATAGAATAATGTTTTGCCCGGCTTGATGGCAAAGACCGCCCAACAGCCGGCCATTCTTATAAATGACTTTAATTTCATATAATTTTTATCAAGGCATTGCTGTTATGCAAGTTTCTAATTTCCTGCATACAGCACGGACTGCTCCCCTCCTTGGCCAAGGAGGGGCCGGGGGCGGTTGTCTAAAGATCCCTTCCCTAAACCCTGACCATCTTGGAGATATCGCATATATGATCGAACTCCCAGAGAAACAGGTCAGTGATCAGCTGAATGCAACTGCCCCGCATGAAGTAAGGCAATAAGGATTACGGTACTATCAAAATGAACAAAAAAAGCAGAGGGTTTACCCTCCTGGAAGTGATAGCCGTCCTGGTGGTGGGCGGGATTGTAGCAGCGCTTCTAGTCCCTTTTATGAGCTCGGCGGTGGTTGACAGCCATAAGCCACTGGACAATTTGAGAAGCTCCAGCGGAGTCAGCTCGGAGATGGTCAAGGTTATTGCCAATTTCAAACCGAACTGGAATCCGGTGCCGCCTCCATGTGATGGCCTTGAAGGAAAGATCGAGGATTTTGTTGAAGACAAGGAAGAAAATGAAGAAGAGTGGAATGCGGAATTTGCAGATGATTCACCGCGCATATGTGGTTTTGACGATAATTTTCTTGAATGTGACTCTGACCCACTACCTACTGATAGAGTGCTAGAAGTAACCTTACAAGATAAAGACAACCCCGGCTT contains these protein-coding regions:
- a CDS encoding type II secretion system protein gives rise to the protein MESVAQRKGQGGFTLIELIAVLVILGILAAVAVPRFVDFQDEAEIASANAQGANITSASALNAAKAQVYQVSAFGTIEPNPVNVEDCSLGEIQKLEDDFMAEFDTEQFDIDTSTGFDEESVGKFLLHTVTDHEDPDDFETDTVDCWVIIADED
- a CDS encoding CopG family antitoxin encodes the protein MKKNEYPQKTSISQADSLEAVSEFWDTHSLAEYWNETSEVHLEVRAEQRRRITLDPDIFSQVESQARSRGLLPQTLVNMWVAERLSMEKDG
- a CDS encoding BrnT family toxin, whose translation is MLINSIIWLSDIIDKLEKKHAVTTNDVENIFKDLPVFHRIERGKVKGEHVYRALGRTDSGRYLVVFFIYKRTHEALVISARDMTEKEKKIYAKRK
- a CDS encoding ATP-binding protein translates to MHDHASRQQHNMSQTVIPRAIDLHRITRLMEIFPVTAILGARQCGKTTMAGFFHADHLFDLENPRDMARLETPQLALEELTGLVVIDEIQRLPDLFPLLRHLVDTIPDQKYLILGSASRELLRQGSESLAGRMGLYHLGCLHTLDVTSSSDLWLRGGYPRALLAKDDFSAFLWLENYITAFLEQDIPALGIVIPARTLRRFWSMLSHYHGQLLNYSELSTSFGISDMTARKYLDILAGTFMVRTLQPWHPNVSKRLVKRPKLYIRDSGLFHSLMGIDSMDTLLGHPKLGASWEGFALENVCFCLGKHDQELAFYRTHGGAELDLFWKHGGRNWGVEFKFADAPRKTKSMDVVRKDLDLAHLWVVYPGRDRYRLSEDITVLPLRDIRAGWEYSIVHTLCHAKG
- a CDS encoding DUF4258 domain-containing protein, with amino-acid sequence MDDNLIARLVDSGNYQFRKHAAERAAERGIDPLDVKEAILNGKIIEHYPDDPRGYSFLVSGKSREIKYTHIVCGYQDGILWIITVYEPDPEDWHDPYQRRC
- a CDS encoding type II secretion system F family protein, producing the protein MPPFKYKAINDQGATVSGTIDAADPGEAQEKLVRQGLIPQQVSTSREVFGDLSGRINLFLARVRLTDLVIFTKQFRTLMKAGLPMGSLLDVLEEQTENLKLKRTAARMKKDIQEGGTLAEAFEKEPQIFSQLYCNMIRAGESSGRMVDVLDRLIYLMQHEHKVKSDIKSALRYPVIVVIALFAAFLFLLTFVIPQFVGIFEGAGIELPLPTRISLALYQWIVVYWPVSVGTVISLAAGLYIFLRTEKGQYVKDLVLLRIPVLGPVLLKAAMSRFASIFSILQASGVSVLNAMDVLTGTIGNKVISGEFQRIQAELRQGRGISGPLGQSRFFTPMVISMVATGEEAGNLDEMLSEVSIHYDDEVEYAVSRMSETLGPVLIAMLAGVVGFFALAIFLPMWDMVQTI
- a CDS encoding CopG family antitoxin — translated: MQKENKMKNYHRDELPVSFDSIADAADFWESHDSADYEAYMEDVQFNVDINRHVYLIPVAESVLEKVRNKAKHQGVSTETLVNMLLQEHA
- a CDS encoding type II secretion system protein; translated protein: MNKKSRGFTLLEVIAVLVVGGIVAALLVPFMSSAVVDSHKPLDNLRSSSGVSSEMVKVIANFKPNWNPVPPPCDGLEGKIEDFVEDKEENEEEWNAEFADDSPRICGFDDNFLECDSDPLPTDRVLEVTLQDKDNPGFRFTYYFPCN
- a CDS encoding YgiT-type zinc finger protein translates to MKCFECGGEVLKTLGAVKMACPDGGFIIFKDIPMNQCRQCGEQYIPGKWAEKIGFMMRNRESLTPSEIIQVPVVTPASDACA